One window from the genome of Cyclobacterium amurskyense encodes:
- a CDS encoding neutral/alkaline non-lysosomal ceramidase N-terminal domain-containing protein — protein MNRWLKYFLLFIGAILLIALIYGTYQFRDRHKGYDLNLSLMNEGKGELSAGFAIADISPVGFDTWEDANNDARFNESDGDHYNDLNGNDKFDPIWLAGFQQNRPASGINDPLWARAMVLNDGKIKLGLCVIDMIGFGNDEVLTVRKRILEQTDLDHVIITSTHVHSSPDMMGMWGPDPFTRGVDEGYKNLVFDGIVSSVLEAYNKQKPAYLKFAINESDAAPLVGDTRAPEVYDAAIRLMQVVDKDTHKTLGTILNWGNHPETLWSQNTLVSSDFPHYWREYMEKGIVYNDSVYHEGLGGVSIFLNAALGGLMTTRPSDPLLHPYSKDTLKEATVEKIDAQGMALAKISFETMEKGMDTVYNSSLALRAKTVALPMVNKLFRLASFIGVFDRGFVSWGKVRSEVNAWKLGPATFVHIPGELYPEILNGGVEAPEGADFGIAPVEVPAIKSQMPGKFKFFSGMANDMIGYIVPKSQWDEKPPFTYGRDKAPYGEVNSLGPETAPILHRETLKLLNDLSKTASSLERN, from the coding sequence ATGAATCGCTGGTTAAAATATTTTCTTCTATTTATAGGTGCCATTTTATTGATAGCTCTAATTTACGGAACCTACCAATTTCGTGACAGGCACAAGGGATACGACTTGAACTTGTCTTTGATGAATGAAGGTAAAGGTGAATTATCTGCAGGCTTTGCCATTGCAGACATAAGCCCTGTTGGTTTTGACACCTGGGAAGATGCTAATAACGATGCAAGATTCAATGAGTCCGATGGGGACCATTACAATGACCTCAATGGGAACGACAAATTTGATCCTATTTGGTTAGCAGGCTTTCAGCAAAACAGACCGGCATCGGGAATCAATGACCCTTTATGGGCAAGGGCCATGGTTTTAAATGATGGGAAAATCAAATTGGGTCTATGCGTTATTGACATGATAGGTTTTGGCAATGATGAGGTACTAACGGTCAGAAAAAGAATTCTTGAACAAACAGATCTAGATCATGTAATCATCACTAGTACTCATGTGCATTCCTCTCCGGATATGATGGGCATGTGGGGACCGGATCCATTCACGCGAGGCGTCGATGAAGGTTACAAAAACCTGGTCTTTGACGGGATTGTGTCCTCTGTATTGGAAGCTTACAACAAACAAAAACCTGCTTATTTAAAATTCGCTATTAATGAAAGTGACGCCGCACCACTTGTCGGCGATACCAGGGCACCGGAAGTATACGATGCTGCCATTAGATTAATGCAGGTAGTGGACAAAGACACGCATAAGACTTTAGGAACAATTTTGAACTGGGGCAATCATCCCGAAACCCTTTGGTCTCAGAATACTTTGGTAAGTTCTGATTTCCCTCATTATTGGAGGGAATACATGGAAAAGGGAATTGTGTACAATGACTCTGTTTACCACGAAGGATTAGGAGGGGTTTCTATATTCCTCAATGCCGCCCTTGGAGGACTAATGACCACTAGGCCAAGCGACCCATTGCTCCACCCCTACTCAAAGGACACTTTGAAAGAGGCAACTGTAGAAAAAATTGATGCACAGGGGATGGCGCTCGCTAAAATAAGCTTTGAAACCATGGAAAAAGGCATGGATACTGTGTACAATAGCAGCTTGGCTTTACGTGCCAAAACTGTAGCACTACCTATGGTAAATAAATTATTTAGGCTTGCCTCTTTTATTGGGGTTTTTGATCGTGGATTTGTCTCTTGGGGAAAGGTAAGGTCAGAAGTAAACGCATGGAAACTAGGCCCTGCAACTTTTGTACATATTCCAGGTGAACTGTATCCAGAGATCCTCAACGGCGGAGTAGAAGCTCCGGAAGGCGCTGATTTTGGCATAGCTCCAGTAGAAGTCCCTGCCATCAAAAGTCAAATGCCAGGCAAATTTAAATTCTTTAGTGGAATGGCTAATGATATGATTGGGTATATTGTGCCCAAAAGCCAGTGGGATGAAAAACCTCCTTTCACTTATGGAAGAGATAAAGCACCCTATGGAGAAGTTAATTCACTAGGCCCTGAAACAGCTCCTATATTACATAGGGAGACTTTGAAGTTACTCAATGACCTATCAAAAACAGCTTCCTCGCTAGAGAGGAACTAA
- a CDS encoding M56 family metallopeptidase has protein sequence MAAIINFIWQSIICLLFFYAFYWVFLKDEKTFVFNRIYLLTTPFLAIAFSLIEIPVSFEKPSISLENTAFLKALEFDAQKEIAGTYGLPEVTVTGSRLPTLWGITDYLLLAYLIVAIFLFAKFYWQFLQLKQILRKGWYQTTFILKDNYFKVPTFGLTPVFSYFDKIFWDDELELNHKEKKQILNHEIEHVKQKHTYDVIIYQIMCNVFWFNPIIHLMQKALIDLHEFQADESVIKDLELKDSYPKLVAKMAFQGLDLSLGNYFIRSTTLKRIQMMKANRKTNWFKLAMLVPLMIMVFGLISMKSNNSIISFNNYSTLPISFLKNQIVAFQDSIAVGIKLKNVKNPTHYESIGKLKHESLNVQVGELSYEFTGIKNQQEYIKVLNLVESLRPNSTLNKKYENAYPYYSIDHKPEPKIGWDAWENYLTNQIPKELIDEIYINGGSVELEFVVDQEAKIVSPSIKKSLGEEVDQILLASLIDTKAPAWLTGKKDNEIVAVVVNAKIELENPNQQNDKKVTLISSTTNNRTSVQNTKTKSFPENLAIELRDDLKSGAITLGNSFKKHMAKTLSFPKETIKNNISGTAIVRLKTNSKGRLTDISFVNSIDQSFEKAILNVLADAPNLVPVHQYKGYELLLPISFKINGSNINNIIPGLNEDYGDVIYINGYKAEENRFTSDPIESKVDEIPVHIIKEGLVNFNGVIMPINTSLSKIMNAYIRHFSINPQSISINFSAEKDVKMGEVQNVQFALREVGIRKINFRESGEQVGNSDSAPVYLIDGVFFPNPKVMDYPNPENIKTISIVGPDKMNIYGSKAKNGVIVITTN, from the coding sequence ATGGCTGCAATCATCAATTTTATTTGGCAGAGTATAATTTGCCTTTTGTTTTTTTACGCCTTTTATTGGGTATTTCTAAAAGATGAAAAAACATTTGTGTTTAATAGGATCTATCTATTGACCACGCCATTTTTAGCCATAGCTTTTTCTTTGATCGAAATCCCTGTATCTTTTGAAAAACCTAGTATTTCATTAGAGAATACAGCTTTTTTAAAAGCGCTCGAATTTGATGCTCAAAAAGAAATCGCTGGCACTTATGGACTACCTGAAGTAACCGTTACAGGAAGTAGGCTACCTACTTTATGGGGAATTACAGACTACCTACTCCTTGCTTATTTAATTGTAGCAATTTTTCTTTTTGCTAAATTCTACTGGCAGTTCCTACAGCTCAAACAAATTCTAAGAAAGGGCTGGTACCAAACAACATTTATCCTTAAAGACAATTATTTTAAAGTACCCACTTTCGGGCTTACTCCAGTGTTTTCCTATTTTGATAAAATATTTTGGGATGATGAGCTTGAACTTAATCATAAAGAAAAAAAGCAAATTCTTAACCATGAGATAGAACATGTAAAACAAAAACATACTTATGATGTGATCATTTATCAGATTATGTGTAATGTTTTTTGGTTTAACCCTATAATTCACCTAATGCAAAAAGCATTAATTGATTTACATGAGTTTCAAGCAGATGAAAGTGTAATAAAAGACCTTGAACTCAAGGATTCTTATCCTAAACTTGTTGCTAAAATGGCTTTTCAAGGCTTGGACCTTTCTTTGGGCAACTACTTCATTCGCTCCACAACTTTGAAAAGAATTCAAATGATGAAAGCAAATAGGAAAACAAACTGGTTTAAGTTGGCCATGTTGGTTCCTTTAATGATTATGGTCTTTGGCTTGATATCAATGAAAAGCAACAATAGCATAATTTCTTTCAATAATTATTCTACACTACCCATTTCATTTTTAAAAAATCAGATTGTCGCTTTCCAAGATTCAATAGCGGTAGGTATAAAACTTAAAAACGTTAAAAACCCAACACATTATGAAAGTATAGGTAAACTTAAACATGAATCACTCAATGTACAGGTAGGTGAATTATCCTACGAATTCACTGGTATCAAAAACCAGCAGGAATACATAAAAGTACTCAACTTAGTCGAATCATTACGCCCTAATTCAACCCTTAATAAGAAGTATGAAAATGCTTACCCCTATTACTCTATAGATCATAAACCAGAGCCAAAAATAGGTTGGGATGCCTGGGAAAATTATTTGACAAACCAAATCCCTAAAGAGCTTATAGACGAAATCTATATAAATGGAGGCAGTGTAGAGTTGGAATTTGTGGTAGATCAAGAAGCAAAAATAGTTAGTCCATCTATCAAAAAAAGTTTAGGGGAAGAGGTGGATCAAATATTATTGGCTTCACTTATTGACACAAAAGCTCCAGCTTGGTTGACTGGCAAAAAAGACAATGAAATAGTTGCCGTAGTAGTGAATGCAAAAATAGAACTTGAAAACCCAAATCAACAAAATGACAAAAAAGTCACTTTAATTTCTTCTACAACTAACAATAGAACTTCAGTTCAAAACACCAAAACTAAATCATTCCCTGAAAACTTAGCCATAGAGTTAAGAGATGATTTAAAGTCTGGAGCAATTACGCTTGGTAACTCATTTAAAAAACACATGGCCAAAACACTTTCTTTTCCTAAAGAGACCATTAAAAATAATATATCAGGGACTGCAATAGTTAGGCTTAAAACGAATTCTAAAGGGAGATTAACAGACATCTCTTTTGTAAATAGTATTGATCAAAGTTTTGAAAAGGCGATATTAAATGTCTTAGCAGATGCTCCCAATCTAGTACCTGTTCATCAATATAAAGGATATGAATTGTTACTACCTATTTCTTTTAAAATTAATGGATCAAACATCAATAATATAATTCCAGGTTTAAATGAAGATTATGGAGATGTAATTTACATCAATGGCTATAAGGCTGAAGAAAATCGATTTACCAGTGACCCTATCGAATCTAAAGTAGACGAAATACCAGTTCATATTATTAAAGAGGGCTTGGTTAACTTTAATGGCGTGATCATGCCAATTAACACAAGTCTATCGAAAATCATGAATGCCTATATCAGGCATTTTTCCATCAATCCCCAATCTATTAGCATCAATTTTTCTGCGGAAAAAGATGTGAAAATGGGTGAAGTTCAGAATGTACAGTTTGCACTTAGGGAAGTAGGAATTAGAAAAATCAACTTCCGAGAATCGGGAGAGCAAGTTGGGAATTCTGATAGCGCTCCTGTATACCTAATAGATGGAGTATTTTTTCCAAACCCTAAAGTAATGGATTACCCTAATCCAGAAAACATCAAAACCATTTCCATAGTGGGTCCAGACAAAATGAATATATATGGATCAAAAGCCAAAAACGGTGTAATAGTCATTACCACGAATTAA
- a CDS encoding glucuronyl esterase domain-containing protein, with amino-acid sequence MTHKSLLYFFLLSILPCLVFGQKDANKDESKVPEYSIPDIFVNLKGQEINSIQDWVHKRRPEIVNLFEDNVYGNMPKAIDAINFTTVNEDKMAMNGMATLKEVDIEVTNRSKKITIRLILFIPNRKNQPAPVFLLINHRDPENIDPTRKTKMGFWPAEEIIQRGYAAATFHVKDVSDDDKVTFTEDILNTLYPEELEKENGMRGLGAWAWGAMRAMDYFETAPEIDSKKAAVIGHSRGGKASLWTGASDPRWAITISNESGCGGAALSRRKFGETVKVINTVFPYWFTDNFNKYNDNEALLPIDQHMLIASIAPRAVYVASASEDLWADPKGEYTSLQLGTRVHREIYNMEGNFPKVINAPGNPVHLPYAGHHIREGKHNLTPYDWNLFMDFADKHYGYKSGQ; translated from the coding sequence ATGACGCATAAATCACTTTTATACTTTTTTTTACTTTCTATATTGCCTTGCCTGGTCTTCGGACAAAAGGATGCCAACAAAGACGAGTCAAAAGTTCCTGAATATTCTATCCCTGACATCTTTGTAAACCTGAAGGGACAAGAAATAAACTCAATACAAGATTGGGTACACAAGCGGAGACCTGAAATAGTAAACCTTTTTGAAGACAATGTCTATGGTAATATGCCAAAAGCCATAGACGCCATAAATTTCACCACAGTCAATGAGGACAAGATGGCCATGAATGGAATGGCTACCCTGAAAGAGGTGGACATAGAAGTGACCAATAGATCTAAAAAAATTACCATTAGGTTGATTCTTTTCATACCAAATAGAAAGAATCAACCTGCCCCAGTATTTCTATTAATCAATCATAGAGATCCTGAAAACATAGACCCCACCAGAAAAACCAAAATGGGTTTCTGGCCAGCAGAGGAAATAATTCAAAGGGGCTATGCTGCAGCTACTTTTCATGTAAAAGACGTTTCTGATGATGACAAGGTAACCTTTACAGAAGATATCCTTAACACACTGTACCCCGAAGAATTAGAAAAAGAAAATGGAATGCGTGGATTAGGAGCCTGGGCATGGGGAGCTATGCGTGCCATGGACTACTTTGAAACGGCACCTGAAATTGATTCTAAAAAAGCAGCTGTAATCGGGCACTCTAGAGGAGGTAAAGCTTCTCTATGGACAGGAGCATCGGACCCCAGATGGGCCATCACAATTTCTAATGAGTCAGGTTGCGGTGGAGCAGCTCTGTCAAGAAGAAAATTTGGAGAGACTGTGAAAGTAATAAACACCGTTTTCCCCTATTGGTTTACGGACAATTTCAACAAATACAACGACAATGAAGCACTTTTGCCAATAGACCAACACATGCTAATCGCTTCAATAGCACCTAGAGCAGTCTATGTGGCCAGTGCATCTGAAGACCTATGGGCTGATCCCAAAGGAGAATACACTTCATTACAATTAGGTACTCGCGTACACAGAGAGATCTACAATATGGAAGGAAACTTCCCTAAAGTAATAAATGCACCAGGTAACCCTGTACACCTGCCTTATGCAGGACACCACATTCGTGAGGGAAAACACAATTTGACTCCTTACGATTGGAATCTATTCATGGATTTTGCTGACAAACATTACGGATATAAAAGTGGACAATGA
- a CDS encoding mannonate dehydratase, with amino-acid sequence MDNDRRKFLQNSAKLTGLTFASPVILPSNSKASTIAIGSYQRDLGMKLCLAYFWGIEKHKTALSRQMDVRGAVSPIHANLAGLPGEKDNSRNVIKAIKNVWAKESLELRVVEGPPYLGLKTKLALSGRDEEIDNFITLMKNLSLEGIDTICYNWMPVISWARTFLDKPGRGGALVSGFNSAAMLQKDPITEYGDLTPETMWENLEYFLKAVGPEAERYGIKLALHPDDPPVDNIQGIPRIITSVEAFKKVLGLYPSENNGITFCQGSFASMGSADDQVNIPEAIRYFGKRKAIHFVHFRDVRGDKNNFEETFHDEGKTDMFAAMQAYHEIGFTGPIRPDHVPTMAGDSNDKPGYSTIGTLFAIGYIRGLMEGVGKTKA; translated from the coding sequence GTGGACAATGATAGACGAAAATTCCTCCAAAATTCAGCTAAACTAACCGGCCTTACTTTTGCTAGCCCGGTTATTCTTCCTTCTAACTCTAAAGCTAGTACCATAGCCATTGGCAGCTACCAAAGGGACTTGGGAATGAAGTTGTGCCTTGCCTACTTTTGGGGCATAGAAAAACATAAAACTGCCCTATCCCGGCAAATGGATGTAAGGGGTGCTGTTAGTCCAATACATGCTAATTTGGCTGGACTGCCGGGTGAAAAAGACAATTCAAGAAACGTGATCAAGGCCATCAAGAATGTATGGGCCAAAGAAAGTCTTGAATTAAGGGTTGTAGAGGGACCTCCCTATCTTGGCTTAAAAACCAAACTTGCTCTGTCTGGTCGTGACGAAGAAATAGACAATTTTATCACTTTAATGAAAAATTTATCTCTTGAAGGAATTGATACCATCTGTTACAATTGGATGCCAGTGATAAGTTGGGCACGTACTTTTTTAGATAAACCAGGTCGAGGTGGCGCCTTAGTGAGTGGCTTCAATTCAGCGGCCATGCTCCAAAAGGATCCCATTACAGAATATGGAGATTTAACTCCAGAAACGATGTGGGAAAACCTTGAATATTTCCTTAAAGCAGTTGGACCTGAGGCCGAAAGGTATGGAATTAAACTGGCCCTACATCCAGACGATCCTCCGGTTGACAATATACAAGGTATACCCCGAATCATTACCTCGGTTGAGGCTTTTAAAAAAGTCCTAGGGCTTTATCCAAGTGAAAACAATGGCATTACATTCTGTCAGGGTAGTTTTGCATCCATGGGCAGTGCAGATGACCAAGTTAATATACCTGAAGCCATCCGGTACTTCGGCAAAAGAAAAGCCATTCATTTTGTCCATTTCAGGGATGTAAGAGGAGATAAAAACAATTTTGAAGAGACCTTTCATGACGAGGGAAAAACAGATATGTTTGCAGCCATGCAGGCCTATCATGAAATAGGATTTACTGGGCCAATACGACCGGATCATGTTCCTACCATGGCTGGAGACAGTAATGACAAGCCAGGATATAGCACCATCGGAACCCTATTTGCCATAGGCTATATAAGAGGCTTAATGGAAGGTGTCGGCAAAACCAAGGCCTAA
- a CDS encoding DUF1801 domain-containing protein → MNSKTQSVEAYLDEIPDKRKEAFIKLREVINSNLPEGFEETMSYGMIGYIVPHKLYPAGYHCNPKLPLPFVNLANQKNYIALYHLGIYANEELLNWFTTEYSKFSTTKLDMGKSCIRFKKMDKIPYELIGKLMAKVSTQEWISTYENSIKK, encoded by the coding sequence ATGAACAGCAAAACACAATCGGTAGAGGCCTATCTTGATGAAATCCCTGATAAAAGAAAGGAAGCTTTTATAAAATTGCGAGAAGTAATTAACTCAAACCTTCCTGAGGGTTTTGAAGAAACCATGAGTTATGGTATGATTGGCTATATTGTTCCCCATAAACTTTATCCAGCTGGGTACCATTGCAACCCCAAATTGCCCCTACCCTTTGTAAACTTAGCCAATCAAAAGAATTATATAGCGCTATACCACTTAGGGATCTATGCCAATGAGGAATTATTGAACTGGTTTACAACTGAATACTCAAAGTTCAGTACTACCAAACTGGACATGGGTAAAAGCTGTATTCGCTTCAAAAAAATGGACAAAATACCCTATGAATTAATAGGGAAACTAATGGCAAAAGTGAGTACGCAAGAGTGGATAAGCACTTATGAGAATAGCATAAAAAAATAG